One stretch of Sander vitreus isolate 19-12246 chromosome 16, sanVit1, whole genome shotgun sequence DNA includes these proteins:
- the ier5l gene encoding immediate early response gene 5-like protein gives MIHTMECAADAQSLISISLMKIHNSRTQRGGIKLHKNLLVSYVLRNARQVYVKEKYAEIYRMQQYEEVMTVCNEIQELNPLDLDAEDAGDEEQARAACCGEEASLCGSACHRGAAQPAAHARTASALFGCSPLEDGGKEPDPSYYRSCCMEAAPVSHCDQFPANGITHCNKTTVLDLDTHVVTTVENGYLHQDCCCDALQCGQGAQSPAKKRKVEFGFCTSDGEEVSDFTSARKRAKREDCSYFHLDYTDTSNISNLISIFGSGFTGLLSRQADMEQICSKQVLASLGAWTRAIVAF, from the coding sequence CTCCAGGACGCAGAGAGGGGGGATCAAGCTGCACAAAAACCTGCTGGTCTCCTACGTGCTGCGGAACGCCAGGCAGGTCTACGTCAAGGAGAAATACGCGGAGATCTATAGGATGCAGCAGTACGAGGAGGTGATGACCGTCTGCAACGAGATCCAGGAGCTCAACCCGCTGGATCTGGACGCAGAGGACGCCGGCGACGAGGAGCAGGCGCGGGCTGCTTGCTGCGGCGAAGAGGCGAGTCTCTGCGGCTCTGCGTGCCACCGAGGCGCGGCGCAGCCAGCGGCGCACGCCCGGACAGCGAGCGCTCTTTTCGGCTGCTCTCCCCTCGAGGACGGCGGCAAAGAACCGGATCCCTCCTACTATCGAAGCTGCTGCATGGAGGCTGCCCCTGTGTCCCACTGTGACCAGTTCCCCGCAAACGGCATCACGCACTGCAACAAAACCACAGTGCTGGATTTGGACACGCATGTGGTAACCACGGTGGAGAACGGCTACCTCCACCAGGACTGCTGCTGCGACGCGCTCCAGTGCGGCCAGGGCGCGCAGTCCCCGGCCAAGAAACGGAAGGTCGAGTTCGGCTTTTGTACATCCGACGGCGAGGAGGTGTCGGATTTTACATCGGCTCGCAAGCGGGCGAAACGCGAGGACTGTTCCTACTTCCACCTAGACTACACAGACACTTCCAACATCTCCAACCTGATCTCCATCTTCGGCTCGGGCTTTACAGGGCTGCTGAGCAGACAGGCGGACATGGAACAGATCTGTAGTAAACAGGTCCTGGCCAGCCTGGGGGCATGGACCCGAGCGATTGTGGCATTTTGA